One genomic segment of Arachis duranensis cultivar V14167 chromosome 4, aradu.V14167.gnm2.J7QH, whole genome shotgun sequence includes these proteins:
- the LOC107485596 gene encoding homeobox-leucine zipper protein ANTHOCYANINLESS 2 isoform X2 — MSFGGFLENKQGGGGARMVAEIPYGNGSSNHHHHHHMEAATAATIMASGAISHPHLAKSMFNNSPALSLALQTNMDGQGDVMNNNNRLLVGDNNNNNNPNTNNNNNYEGNMMSNNNGLRRSREEEHESRSGSDNMDGASGDDDLDAADINNNKPRKKRYHRHTPQQIQELEALFKECPHPDEKQRLELSKRLCLETRQVKFWFQNRRTQMKTQLERHENTLLRQENDKLRAENMSLREAMRNPICTNCGGPTMIGEISLEEQHLRIENARLKDELDRVCALAGKFLGRPIPSIAPHPPLPNSSLELGVGNNNNSNNGSFVVGSTMPLGPDFVGMGISSNTLGVLSPTPPSRGIATTNGMNSSNTSSGYERSMVLELALGAMDELVKMAQSGEPLWIRGMEMGGREVLNHEEYSRTVTPCIGLRPNGFVSEASRETAIVIINSLPLVDTLMDSNRWSEMFPCMVARTSTTEVISSGINGTRNGALQLMQAELQVLSPLVPVREVNFLRFCKQHAEGVWAVVDVSIDTIREPSSAAPTFVSCRRLPSGCVIQDMPNGYSKVTWVEHAEYDESQIHELYRPLVSSGMGFGAQRWIATLQRQCECLAILMSSAVSPPEHSAITSSGRRSMLKLAQRMTNNFCAGVCASTVHKWNKLNAGNFGEDVRVMTRKSLDDPGEPPGIVLSAATSVWLPVSPQRLFDFLRDERLRSEWDILSNGGPMQEMAHIAKGQDHGNCVSLLRASAMNSNQSSMLILQETCTDASGSLVVYAPVDIPAMHLVMNGGDSAYVALLPSGFAVAPDGSGGRNDHNTVSQSGGGSLLTVAFQILVNSLPTAKLTVESVETVNNLISCTVQKIKAALQSEG, encoded by the exons ATGAGTTTTGGGGGGTTCCTTGAGAACAAAcaaggtggtggtggtgctaGAATGGTAGCTGAAATACCTTACGGCAACGGTTCTtcaaaccaccaccaccaccaccacatgGAAGCAGCAACAGCAGCGACAATAATGGCTTCTGGTGCAATCTCACACCCTCATTTGGCCAAATCCATGTTCAACAACTCACCTGCTCTCTCTCTAGCACTT CAAACAAATATGGATGGGCAAGGGGATGTGATGAACAATAATAACAGGTTGTTGGTGggtgataataataataataacaatcctaatactaataataataataattatgagGGAAACATGATGAGCAACAACAATGGTTTGAGAAGGAGCAGGGAAGAAGAGCATGAAAGCAGATCTGGGAGTGATAACATGGACGGTGCCTCAGGTGATGATGATCTTGATGCTGCcgacatcaacaacaacaaaccCAGGAAGAAGCGTTACCACCGACACACCCCTCAGCAAATTCAAGAACTTGAAGC GCTGTTCAAGGAGTGTCCTCACCCTGATGAGAAGCAAAGGCTTGAACTAAGCAAAAGGCTATGCTTGGAAACAAGGCAAGTGAAGTTTTGGTTCCAAAATAGAAGAACTCAAATGAAG ACACAATTGGAACGCCATGAGAACACATTACTCCGGCAAGAGAACGATAAGCTTAGAGCAGAAAACATGTCATTGAGGGAAGCAATGAGGAACCCCATTTGCACAAACTGTGGAGGACCAACCATGATTGGTGAAATCTCATTGGAAGAACAGCATCTACGAATCGAAAATGCGAGGTTAAAGGACGAGTTAGACCGGGTGTGCGCACTCGCCGGAAAGTTCTTAGGCCGGCCCATTCCCTCAATTGCCCCTCATCCTCCATTGCCAAACTCAAGCTTAGAGCTTGGAGTTGGAAACAACAATAACAGCAACAATGGAAGCTTTGTTGTGGGTTCAACAATGCCATTAGGGCCTGATTTTGTTGGAAtgggcatttcatcaaacaccttaGGGGTGTTATCACCAACACCACCAAGCAGGGGAATTGCAACAACAAATGGGATGAATTCTTCAAATACATCATCTGGGTATGAGAGATCAATGGTTTTGGAGCTTGCATTGGGTGCAATGGATGAGTTGGTGAAGATGGCACAAAGTGGAGAACCACTTTGGATAAGGGGAATGGAAATGGGAGGAAGGGAAGTGTTGAACCATGAAGAGTACAGTAGAACAGTGACACCTTGCATTGGTTTGAGACCCAATGGGTTTGTCTCTGAGGCTTCTAGGGAAACTGCCATTGTCATCATCAATAGCTTGCCTCTTGTTGACACTTTAATGGACTCA AATCGATGGTCAGAAATGTTCCCTTGTATGGTTGCAAGAACTTCTACAACAGAAGTGATATCTAGTGGAATAAATGGAACTAGAAACGGTGCACTTCAACTT ATGCAAGCTGAACTGCAAGTGCTTTCACCACTGGTTCCTGTTAGAGAGGTCAATTTTCTAAGATTTTGCAAACAACATGCAGAAGGGGTTTGGGCTGTGGTTGATGTGTCCATAGACACCATTAGAGAACCTTCTTCTGCTGCACCAACTTTTGTTAGCTGTAGAAGACTCCCTTCTGGTTGTGTTATACAAGACATGCCTAATGGTTACTCTAag GTGACATGGGTGGAGCATGCAGAATATGATGAAAGCCAAATCCACGAGCTGTATAGGCCATTGGTGAGTTCAGGAATGGGGTTTGGTGCACAACGTTGGATTGCAACTCTTCAACGCCAATGCGAGTGCCTAGCCATCTTAATGTCCTCTGCTGTTTCCCCTCCTGAACACTCTG CAATAACATCGAGTGGAAGGCGTAGCATGCTGAAGCTGGCGCAACGCATGACCAACAACTTCTGCGCCGGTGTTTGTGCCTCAACGGTGCACAAATGGAACAAGCTCAATGCCGGCAACTTCGGCGAAGACGTGAGGGTGATGACAAGGAAGAGCCTTGATGATCCCGGGGAGCCTCCTGGGATCGTCCTGAGCGCAGCCACATCCGTGTGGCTGCCAGTCTCGCCCCAGAGGCTCTTTGATTTCCTCCGCGACGAGAGGCTGAGGAGCGAGTGGGACATACTTTCCAATGGCGGACCCATGCAGGAGATGGCTCACATTGCCAAGGGACAAGACCATGGCAACTGTGTTTCACTACTACGAGCCAGT gCTATGAATTCAAATCAGAGTAGCATGTTGATATTGCAAGAGACATGCACAGACGCGTCTGGGTCGCTTGTAGTGTACGCGCCAGTGGACATTCCAGCCATGCATTTGGTCATGAATGGTGGTGACTCGGCTTACGTGGCGCTTTTGCCATCTGGATTCGCCGTTGCACCTGACGGATCCGGTGGCAGAAATGACCACAATACTGTGTCACAATCAGGAGGTGGGTCACTTCTCACGGTGGCATTTCAGATACTCGTGAACAGCCTCCCTACGGCGAAACTCACGGTGGAGTCGGTGGAGACGGTGAACAACCTCATCTCATGTACGGTTCAGAAGATAAAAGCGGCACTTCAATCCGAGGGTTGA
- the LOC107485596 gene encoding homeobox-leucine zipper protein ANTHOCYANINLESS 2 isoform X1, with product MSFGGFLENKQGGGGARMVAEIPYGNGSSNHHHHHHMEAATAATIMASGAISHPHLAKSMFNNSPALSLALQQTNMDGQGDVMNNNNRLLVGDNNNNNNPNTNNNNNYEGNMMSNNNGLRRSREEEHESRSGSDNMDGASGDDDLDAADINNNKPRKKRYHRHTPQQIQELEALFKECPHPDEKQRLELSKRLCLETRQVKFWFQNRRTQMKTQLERHENTLLRQENDKLRAENMSLREAMRNPICTNCGGPTMIGEISLEEQHLRIENARLKDELDRVCALAGKFLGRPIPSIAPHPPLPNSSLELGVGNNNNSNNGSFVVGSTMPLGPDFVGMGISSNTLGVLSPTPPSRGIATTNGMNSSNTSSGYERSMVLELALGAMDELVKMAQSGEPLWIRGMEMGGREVLNHEEYSRTVTPCIGLRPNGFVSEASRETAIVIINSLPLVDTLMDSNRWSEMFPCMVARTSTTEVISSGINGTRNGALQLMQAELQVLSPLVPVREVNFLRFCKQHAEGVWAVVDVSIDTIREPSSAAPTFVSCRRLPSGCVIQDMPNGYSKVTWVEHAEYDESQIHELYRPLVSSGMGFGAQRWIATLQRQCECLAILMSSAVSPPEHSAITSSGRRSMLKLAQRMTNNFCAGVCASTVHKWNKLNAGNFGEDVRVMTRKSLDDPGEPPGIVLSAATSVWLPVSPQRLFDFLRDERLRSEWDILSNGGPMQEMAHIAKGQDHGNCVSLLRASAMNSNQSSMLILQETCTDASGSLVVYAPVDIPAMHLVMNGGDSAYVALLPSGFAVAPDGSGGRNDHNTVSQSGGGSLLTVAFQILVNSLPTAKLTVESVETVNNLISCTVQKIKAALQSEG from the exons ATGAGTTTTGGGGGGTTCCTTGAGAACAAAcaaggtggtggtggtgctaGAATGGTAGCTGAAATACCTTACGGCAACGGTTCTtcaaaccaccaccaccaccaccacatgGAAGCAGCAACAGCAGCGACAATAATGGCTTCTGGTGCAATCTCACACCCTCATTTGGCCAAATCCATGTTCAACAACTCACCTGCTCTCTCTCTAGCACTT caGCAAACAAATATGGATGGGCAAGGGGATGTGATGAACAATAATAACAGGTTGTTGGTGggtgataataataataataacaatcctaatactaataataataataattatgagGGAAACATGATGAGCAACAACAATGGTTTGAGAAGGAGCAGGGAAGAAGAGCATGAAAGCAGATCTGGGAGTGATAACATGGACGGTGCCTCAGGTGATGATGATCTTGATGCTGCcgacatcaacaacaacaaaccCAGGAAGAAGCGTTACCACCGACACACCCCTCAGCAAATTCAAGAACTTGAAGC GCTGTTCAAGGAGTGTCCTCACCCTGATGAGAAGCAAAGGCTTGAACTAAGCAAAAGGCTATGCTTGGAAACAAGGCAAGTGAAGTTTTGGTTCCAAAATAGAAGAACTCAAATGAAG ACACAATTGGAACGCCATGAGAACACATTACTCCGGCAAGAGAACGATAAGCTTAGAGCAGAAAACATGTCATTGAGGGAAGCAATGAGGAACCCCATTTGCACAAACTGTGGAGGACCAACCATGATTGGTGAAATCTCATTGGAAGAACAGCATCTACGAATCGAAAATGCGAGGTTAAAGGACGAGTTAGACCGGGTGTGCGCACTCGCCGGAAAGTTCTTAGGCCGGCCCATTCCCTCAATTGCCCCTCATCCTCCATTGCCAAACTCAAGCTTAGAGCTTGGAGTTGGAAACAACAATAACAGCAACAATGGAAGCTTTGTTGTGGGTTCAACAATGCCATTAGGGCCTGATTTTGTTGGAAtgggcatttcatcaaacaccttaGGGGTGTTATCACCAACACCACCAAGCAGGGGAATTGCAACAACAAATGGGATGAATTCTTCAAATACATCATCTGGGTATGAGAGATCAATGGTTTTGGAGCTTGCATTGGGTGCAATGGATGAGTTGGTGAAGATGGCACAAAGTGGAGAACCACTTTGGATAAGGGGAATGGAAATGGGAGGAAGGGAAGTGTTGAACCATGAAGAGTACAGTAGAACAGTGACACCTTGCATTGGTTTGAGACCCAATGGGTTTGTCTCTGAGGCTTCTAGGGAAACTGCCATTGTCATCATCAATAGCTTGCCTCTTGTTGACACTTTAATGGACTCA AATCGATGGTCAGAAATGTTCCCTTGTATGGTTGCAAGAACTTCTACAACAGAAGTGATATCTAGTGGAATAAATGGAACTAGAAACGGTGCACTTCAACTT ATGCAAGCTGAACTGCAAGTGCTTTCACCACTGGTTCCTGTTAGAGAGGTCAATTTTCTAAGATTTTGCAAACAACATGCAGAAGGGGTTTGGGCTGTGGTTGATGTGTCCATAGACACCATTAGAGAACCTTCTTCTGCTGCACCAACTTTTGTTAGCTGTAGAAGACTCCCTTCTGGTTGTGTTATACAAGACATGCCTAATGGTTACTCTAag GTGACATGGGTGGAGCATGCAGAATATGATGAAAGCCAAATCCACGAGCTGTATAGGCCATTGGTGAGTTCAGGAATGGGGTTTGGTGCACAACGTTGGATTGCAACTCTTCAACGCCAATGCGAGTGCCTAGCCATCTTAATGTCCTCTGCTGTTTCCCCTCCTGAACACTCTG CAATAACATCGAGTGGAAGGCGTAGCATGCTGAAGCTGGCGCAACGCATGACCAACAACTTCTGCGCCGGTGTTTGTGCCTCAACGGTGCACAAATGGAACAAGCTCAATGCCGGCAACTTCGGCGAAGACGTGAGGGTGATGACAAGGAAGAGCCTTGATGATCCCGGGGAGCCTCCTGGGATCGTCCTGAGCGCAGCCACATCCGTGTGGCTGCCAGTCTCGCCCCAGAGGCTCTTTGATTTCCTCCGCGACGAGAGGCTGAGGAGCGAGTGGGACATACTTTCCAATGGCGGACCCATGCAGGAGATGGCTCACATTGCCAAGGGACAAGACCATGGCAACTGTGTTTCACTACTACGAGCCAGT gCTATGAATTCAAATCAGAGTAGCATGTTGATATTGCAAGAGACATGCACAGACGCGTCTGGGTCGCTTGTAGTGTACGCGCCAGTGGACATTCCAGCCATGCATTTGGTCATGAATGGTGGTGACTCGGCTTACGTGGCGCTTTTGCCATCTGGATTCGCCGTTGCACCTGACGGATCCGGTGGCAGAAATGACCACAATACTGTGTCACAATCAGGAGGTGGGTCACTTCTCACGGTGGCATTTCAGATACTCGTGAACAGCCTCCCTACGGCGAAACTCACGGTGGAGTCGGTGGAGACGGTGAACAACCTCATCTCATGTACGGTTCAGAAGATAAAAGCGGCACTTCAATCCGAGGGTTGA